The DNA region GCCGTTTACTGTCGAGCGCCTCGCCGACGTGATTGCCGCAGGCAAGTCCATGCGTGTCGCGCTCGGCCTGGCGCGGCGCACTGGGGACGCGGCGACGCGGCGACGCGGTGACACGGAGAAAGAACAAGAGAGGGAAGCAGAGGATAGTTTATTAATCCCCGCGTCGCGGTATTTCCTGATGATGGCCGGCATCGGCCTTGACGCTTCGATTGCGCGCGGCGTCAACAAGCGATTGAAGCGCCGCACCGGCGAGCTGGCTTACTGGGTGAGCGGCATCAAGCACCTGTTCACCTGGCCCGCCGATCTCTTCACGATCACTGTGGATGGCCAGCGGTTCGAGAGCGCCTTTGCCATCATTGGGAATGGCAAAGGCTACGGCGGCGGAATGTTGCTGACGCCGAACGCCCGGCTCGACGAGCCGCTGTTCGAGGTTTACATTCTGCCGGTGCTGAGGAGCAATATGGCTTACCTGCGCGTGCTGTCGGCCTGCATGCGCGGCAAGCCCGAAGCCAGTGGCGCGACGATGATCAAAGGCCGCCGCGTCGAGGCCAATTCCTCGCACGCGCCCTGGGTCGAAGCCGACGGCGAGGTGATCGGCCCGCTGCCGATGCGCTTTGAAATCGTGCCCGATGCCCTGACTCTTATTGTCCCTTGATGTGCTCGCCGCAGATCAACGGAAGTGAAACAAAGAGTATTCAGGAGTCAGGAGTCAGGAGTCAGAATGAATAAGGAAATCGGCTCCGCCGCCGCTTTCATTCTGACTCCTGACTCCTGACTCCTTCTCTTTAAGGAGATTCAACGATGCGTGCAGTACCGATTCTACTCATATCATTGCTGGTGCTGGCTTCAGCCGGCACGGCACAACCGGCCGCGAGCGCGACGGCGAAACCAGCAGCCGTCAACGTCGCCGAGTTTGACCGCGTCCGCCAGGAAGGCAATGACGCGCTCTATAACATGGACTACGCGACGGCGCGCGAGCGCTATACGCAGATGACCAAACTTGCGCCCAACCACCCGGCGGGCTACGTCTATCTGGCCAACAACCTGTGGCTCGAGCTGTTGAACCAGAGTCGCCGGCTGACGACGTCGACCTACACCGGCGGCTCGTTTTACGAGCAGGATAAGGATGAGGATAAAGTTGACCCGAAGCGCGACCGCGAGTTCAGCGAGCTGATCAAACAGGCGCTCGCGGCAACGCAGGCGCGCTTGCGCGCTAACCCGAAAGATGCCGAGGCGCTCTACTATCAGGCGTCGGCTTATGGGTTGCGCGCCGGTTATGACACCACGGTCAAGCGCAGCTTCGTGCGCGCGATGGGCGATGCCAACGATTCGATTGCCATTCAAAAGAAAGTGCTAAAGGCCGATCCCGATTATGTTGACGCGTACATGAGCATCGGCCTCTACGAGTACGTGATTGACAGCCTGCCGTTCGGCTGGCGCTTGCTGGCGCGGGTCGCCGGCCTGAAAGGCTCGAAGCAGAAAGGTATCGAGCACCTTGAGCTGGTCACGCAGAAAGGTAAGTATGCCGCTGACGACGCCCGCGTGCTGCTGATCGGCATCTACACCAAGGAACACAAGCCGGAGCGCGCGCTGGAGATCATCAGCCAGCTTGCAGCGAAATACCCGCGCAATTACCTGTTCGGCATCGAGCGCGCGACGATGCTCTATCAGATGAAACGCGCCGACGAAGGCAGCGGCGTCTACGCCGAGCTGCTCAAAGACCCGCGCATCGCCGCGCAGGCTACGGACCTGGTTAATTATCAGTGGGGCGAGTCGCTGGTTGCGAGCGGCGATCATGCGGCGGCGCTTGAGCGGTTCAATGCCGTGGCGCGCTGGCCGAAGTCGGACGAGGATTTGATTTCGATGGCGCATCTACACGCCGGCCAGGCGCTCGACGCGCTCGGCAAACGCGAAGCGGCGGTGGCCGAGTATCAGATCGTCTTGAAGCGCGGCAATGTTTACGACTCGCACAAGCA from Blastocatellia bacterium includes:
- a CDS encoding diacylglycerol kinase family protein gives rise to the protein MPQQQAVIIYNPMSGRAGSRGENARHMAGLLAARGLQAEAHATTAPDDATRLAREAVSRGVETIVSYGGDGTLNEVIQGVARSPAALAVWPGGTANVVARDLGMPFTVERLADVIAAGKSMRVALGLARRTGDAATRRRGDTEKEQEREAEDSLLIPASRYFLMMAGIGLDASIARGVNKRLKRRTGELAYWVSGIKHLFTWPADLFTITVDGQRFESAFAIIGNGKGYGGGMLLTPNARLDEPLFEVYILPVLRSNMAYLRVLSACMRGKPEASGATMIKGRRVEANSSHAPWVEADGEVIGPLPMRFEIVPDALTLIVP
- a CDS encoding tetratricopeptide repeat protein, encoding MRAVPILLISLLVLASAGTAQPAASATAKPAAVNVAEFDRVRQEGNDALYNMDYATARERYTQMTKLAPNHPAGYVYLANNLWLELLNQSRRLTTSTYTGGSFYEQDKDEDKVDPKRDREFSELIKQALAATQARLRANPKDAEALYYQASAYGLRAGYDTTVKRSFVRAMGDANDSIAIQKKVLKADPDYVDAYMSIGLYEYVIDSLPFGWRLLARVAGLKGSKQKGIEHLELVTQKGKYAADDARVLLIGIYTKEHKPERALEIISQLAAKYPRNYLFGIERATMLYQMKRADEGSGVYAELLKDPRIAAQATDLVNYQWGESLVASGDHAAALERFNAVARWPKSDEDLISMAHLHAGQALDALGKREAAVAEYQIVLKRGNVYDSHKQAMQYVKKPYAPQAQKR